A genomic stretch from Setaria italica strain Yugu1 chromosome VII, Setaria_italica_v2.0, whole genome shotgun sequence includes:
- the LOC101754935 gene encoding isoflavone 3'-hydroxylase, which translates to MASATTLSFLFLLLATGLLVLLHIRSLKSKQGHRRLPPSPPSLPIIGHLHLFKKPLHRSLAALAAAHGPVLLLRFGSRRVVHVAHPAAAEECLTTHDATFANRPQLPSARHLSNGYTTLGSSSYGPNWRNLRRIATVDVFSTHRLLRSTGIRAGEVRHMARRLFKDAAGADASRPASADVKTRAFELALNTVARMIAGKRYYGDDEDDSGPSSVEAERFRAMVREYFAMHGASNLQDFVPVLALVDIGGVNNRAIRLSKARNEWAQRLIDEHRAAAAAGREQGKTMVGDLLEMQASDPEAYSDKVIRALCLSILQTGTDTSSGTIEWAMALLLNHPAAMAKARAEIDEVVGTVRILEESDLPNLPYLQFVVRETLRLHPIAPMLAPHESSADCSVAGYDIPAGTMLLFNVHTMHLDARVWGEDAERFSPERFEGGKSEGKWMLPFGMGRRQCPGEGLAMRVVSLALGTFVQCFEWRRVGDEEVDMTEGSGLTVPKAVPLEALYWPRPKMVLALREILER; encoded by the exons ATGGCGAGCGCCACCACACTGTCCTTCCTGTTTCTCTTACTGGCCACCGGCCTCCTTGTTCTCCTCCACATCCGCAGCCTCAAGAGCAAGCAGGGGCACCGTCGCCTCCCGCCCAGCCCGCCATCGCTCCCAATCATTGGGCATCTCCACCTCTTCAAGAAGCCGTTACACCGGTCGCTGGCCGCGctcgcggcggcgcacggcccGGTGCTCCTCCTCCGGTTCGGTTCCCGTCGCGTGGTCCACGTcgcgcaccccgccgccgccgaggagtgCCTGACCACACACGACGCCACCTTCGCCAACCGCCCGCAGCTCCCCTCGGCGCGCCACCTCTCCAACGGATACACCACGCTTGGGTCCTCTAGCTACGGCCCAAACTGGCGCAACCTCCGCCGCATCGCCACCGTCGATGTGTTTTCcacccaccgcctcctccgctccaCCGGCATCCGCGCCGGCGAGGTCCGGCACATGGCGCGCCGGCTCTTCAAGGACGCGGCCGGGGCTGACGCCTCCAGGCCTGCGAGCGCCGACGTGAAGACACGCGCGTTCGAGCTGGCACTGAACACTGTGGCGCGGATGATCGCCGGGAAGCGGTACTACGGCGACGACGAAGACGACTCGGGGCCTTCGTcggtggaggcggagcggtTCCGCGCCATGGTCCGGGAGTACTTCGCGATGCACGGGGCGTCCAACCTGCAGGACTTCGTGCCGGTGCTCGCGCTGGTGGACATTGGCGGTGTGAATAACCGCGCGATAAGGCTGTCTAAGGCGCGGAACGAGTGGGCGCAGCGGCTCATCGACGAGCAccgggcggccgccgcagcaGGGAGGGAGCAAGGGAAGACGATGGTTGGTGACTTGCTGGAGATGCAGGCGTCTGACCCGGAGGCGTACAGCGACAAGGTCATCAGAGCACTGTGCCTG TCTATTTTGCAGACCGGAACGGACACCTCGTCGGGCACCATCGAATGGGCCATGGCGCTGCTGCTCAACCACCCTGCCGCCATGGCCAAGGCCAGAGCCGAGATCGACGAGGTCGTCGGAACGGTGCGCATCCTGGAGGAGTCCGACCTGCCCAACCTCCCTTACCTCCAGTTTGTCGTCAGGGAGACCCTACGCCTCCACCCAATTGCCCCGATGCTCGCCCCGCACGAGTCCTCCGCCGACTGTTCTGTCGCTGGCTACGACATTCCGGCGGGGACGATGCTGCTCTTCAACGTGCACACGATGCACCTGGACGCGCGCGTGTGGGGAGAGGACGCGGAAAGGTTCTCACCGGAGCGGTTCGAGGGCGGGAAGAGCGAGGGAAAATGGATGCTGCCGTTTGGGATGGGCCGGCGGCAGTGCCCGGGTGAGGGTCTTGCCATGAGGGTCGTCAGCCTCGCGCTAGGCACGTTCGTGCAGTGCTTCGAGTGGAGGAGGGTTGGGGATGAGGAGGTTGATATGACTGAAGGATCCGGGCTGACGGTGCCCAAAGCTGTCCCATTGGAGGCGTTATATTGGCCACGTCCGAAGATGGTATTGGCACTAAGGGAAATTTTAGAACGTTAA